Genomic DNA from Niallia circulans:
CCGCAAGAGCTGCTGCATAATGCAGACAAAAACAGAGTTAATTTGGAAAAGAACCTCGTCCGAAACATGAATCTAATACACCAGAAAAAATTACATATGTTCCAATCGGTTATTGGGAAAATGGATGCGTTAAGCCCGTTGAAAATAATGGAAAGAGGCTATAATCTGGCTTATTCTCCTGAGGGGAAATTGATTTCCAGCATCAAGCAGGTAAAAGAGGATGAACAAATTGAACTGCGTCTTTCTGATGGAACAGTGGAGGCACGTGTAACATCTATTAAGGAGTGAAAGAACGATGTCTAAAAATGGATTGTCTTTTGAAGAAGCAATGGAAGAGCTAGAGAAAATTGTAGAAAAGCTTGAAGAGGGAGATGTTCCTCTTGAAGAAGCAATCAATACATACAAAAGAGGCATGGAACTGTCTAAGTTTTGTCATGATAAATTAAAAAATGTGGAAGAGCAGCTTGCAGAAATTGTGTTAGACAATGGGCAAAAAGAAGCTTTCTCCATAAACGAGGAGGAATAAGCG
This window encodes:
- the xseB gene encoding exodeoxyribonuclease VII small subunit; this encodes MSKNGLSFEEAMEELEKIVEKLEEGDVPLEEAINTYKRGMELSKFCHDKLKNVEEQLAEIVLDNGQKEAFSINEEE